TCGCACGCTCTCTTTCGCATTTTATTCTCCTTCGCTTTCACCGAATGTCACCGACCATCGTTAGCTATTGCAGCCAAAGGTTGACAACGATGTCGGTCGTTGTTGTTATCATTTTGTGTCCATCTAAAAAtgaaatgacttttaaaattactatttgatcaaaatttaatactctcgatgataattttaaaagtcatttcaTTTTTAGATGAAACTAAATAAACTTCTAGAAAAGGTATTGTTTTATCACCGTGTATTCATTCCACGTGTCGTAAATGTAGGAGAGAGCCAAAGGCAGAATTCAAAACAATGACCACGGAGAAAAAACAGCCACGataaacagaaaacaaaaccaaaaaatcgccccggtattttcataaaggccACCACCAGTTTCTTTTCGCTTCTGAAAACCGCCAGGTTCCCAAGAAAATCGAACGCGCCTTCTCTTCCCCGCTATAAATAGATTAACTCTCTTTTATCCAAACCCATCAAATCCACACACACTtagcttccttcttctctttgaTCACCGAAATTGAGAGATTTTCGTTTCTATATAACGCAACGCAGAGGAAAGTCTTAATAGCTTCCAGAATTTGATCATGACGACCCCGAAGTTAGCTCGAATCCCGAGCATGAGAGACCGAGTGGAGGACACTCTCTCTGCTCACCGAAACGAACTCGTTTCCCTACTCTCCAGGTTGGTTCGCCCTGATTCCTACTTCGCTCTGTGTACCCTGTTTGGTTCCCGGGAAAACGGGGGAATAtaattcctttttgtttttttgttcgttGGAAGGATGAAATCTTGAAGCTTTAACTCAATGCGTTTTAAGATTACGGGTTCTCCTTCATTTTTTcctgtgcttttttttttttttttttttgtatttctcgGCGGCCAAACAGAGGGTTAGATTTTGTTGGAGGGTGACAGTTTGTGGAAGTTTCAGGCAAACCTTGTTATGTGTTTGTGCGCTTTTAATGCGGTGATTAAATCAGTGGTTGTTTGGTTTTGGGGTGTGAAGTTACGTGGCTCAGGGAAAAGGGATTCTGCAACCGCACACCTTGATCGACGAGCTTGACAAGGCCCTCGGCGACGATCAAGCGCGGCTGAAGCTCAAGGATGGTCCTTTTGGCGAGGTCCTCAAATCTGCGCAGGTTAATTTTCTCATCTGAGTGCTGtttgtttggaaagaaataaaatttttaattgagaactcattttttgggggggtttcCAACAAGTTACATGAAACTGTGAAGTTATAACTTTGAATATTAAAAGGAAGTTTATTTTGGTGGCAGGAAGCCATAGTTCTGCCTCCATTTGTGGTTATAGCAGTTCGTCCAAGACCTGGGGTTTGGGAATATGTTCGTGTTAATGTCCATGAACTCAGCGTGGAGCAACTGACGGTTTCTGAATATCTTAGCTTCAAAGAAGCACTTGTAGATGGGCAGTAAGCAATTTCCTTGCttgcaaaaaatttaattttacaaaaatattttattagattATGTATCTTAGCTGATAATCCAATTAGTGTTTCTTTATAACATTCTGTTCTGctatttattttgtgttaggTCGAATGACCGTTTCGTACTAGAGCTTGATTTTGAGCCATTCAATGCAAATTTTCCTCGCCCCCACCGGTCTTCATCCATTGGCAATGGTGTTCAGTTCCTTAACCGTCACCTTTCTTCAACTATGTTCCGTAACAAAGAGTCGTTGGAGCCATTACTTGATTTCCTTCGAGCGCACAAATATAAGGGACATGTAAGTTTGCTAAGCAAAGGGCCTTCtccaaaattgtttttcatTTGCAGTAATGTAACTGGTTGCTATATTATAACTTTTGCAATTCTTGTTCTATTCTTTTGGAAGTGATTAAAATTGCTGATTtactattgttttttttgttttgcttagcTATTAGATTGCTGCTTAATATCACTTATTTACACGCTATGGTTTTGATTTTAGTTGGTATTATTATGCTGTGGAAGagaatattttgaaagaaataccacaaatttttcttgatttaaaaACTTTGAGAGCTAAATGATTTAATTGAGGATTATGTGCAGGGGTTGATGCTCAATGATCGCATACAGAGCATATCACGACTTCAATCCGTGTTGGTTAAAGCTGAGGATTATCTTTCTAAGGTTCCGTCTGTTACTCCCTATTCTGAATTCGAATATGAgtaagttctctctctctctctctctctctctcttttgcatATCTGTCTTGTAGCATGCAGTTCATTATGGGCAGATATCTCTAGAAAAATATGGCATAGTTTCAGTTCCTGAAGTTTTCTGGGTTTACTTGTCACTTGCATGCAGATTTCAAGGAATGGGTTTTGAGAGAGGTTGGGGTGATACGGCAGAACGAGTATTGGAGATGATACATCTTCTCTCGGACATCCTTCAGGCTCCTGATCCCTCTGTATTAGAAACATTCCTTGGGAGAATACCTATGGTGTTTAATGTTGTCATTTTATCTCCGCATGGTTACTTTGGGCAAGCAAATGTTTTAGGTTTACCGGACACCGGTGGCCaggtattcataattttttcttttgtgataAACCATTACAATTAAGCTGCAAAAGAGATACATGTTCACCCCCTCCCCCTGCCTTTTGTCCTCTTCTTATGTagattttttcctttctattaCATAGATGGAAATTACTTATCATGCACTAGTGTTAAAATTATTGTGACTGGCCAAAATGCTGGAAATGaagatttattttacttttttcctttattattattattttgaatgtgAAGGTTGTGTACATACTGGATCAAGTTCGTGCGCTGGAGAACGAAATGCTTCTTAGAATACGTAAGCAAGGGTTGGATGTCACTCCTAGAATTCTTATCGTAAGTGTTTTTGTGGATAGCTTTGGTAGGTAGACGTAGTttatatttctttgttttatgTATGGTGTTTCTGATTTAAATgtttactcttttttctttttttatccaaGGTGACCAGGTTAATTCCTGATTCAAAAGGAACTACTTGCAATCAGCGGCTGGAACGAGTTGCTGGAACCGAATATGCACATATTTTGCGAGTTCCTTTTAGATCAGAGAAAGGAATCCTCCGTAAATGGATCTCAAGATTTGATGTGTGGCCTTTTCTGGAGACCTTTGCAGAGGTAAAAGATTTAACATTTAAAGAGAATTGCACTTCTCATTATATGTTCTTATTTTAAATCGGTGCTTCAATAGCTATTGTCGGTAATGTGGATTTAAGCTACATCTTGCAATCATGTACATATTAAGTTTATGCTACTTGTGAGAACAAGAAATTCATGTTTATAAATATCAACAGTATCTACTCCTGTGGATATCAGcacaaatttaaatttttcttttttcttttttggttttgggggggggggggagaagagACTGGATAAGATTATATCTTGCTTGCTCAATCAGCTTTgcatcaattatttatttatttattcacaaACAATTTGACAGCTCTATGGTTTAAGAGAAACTGATTGCCTTCCCGTTAAAGCTTAAACTTTGTTACATCATTAATTTGAATTTGTAAAACCTATTTAATGCCCCCATTACCATCTCATAGTTACCACTACCAACTATTATGAACCTGTCACTCTAGATCACAACCAACATGAAACCACCACTGCATTGCTATCAAATTACTTTCATTATCACTACCACTGTCAACCTATTGCTTCTGCTGGAAGTTGACTATTCTCATTGGACCACCCGTACTAGTTTTACCATATTTGTCACGACTAAATGCCCACTCAAACTCATTATGTTTTCAggcttttttcctttcattaatgttttgttaatttttaatgttttcttgCTTTCTCATAACCTGTTGTGTCACATACATTCATGGTTTTTTTATCAGGATGCAGCAAGCGAAATTGTTGCTGAGTTACAGGGAGTACCAGATTTTATTATAGGAAACTACAGTGATGGGAATC
Above is a genomic segment from Alnus glutinosa chromosome 12, dhAlnGlut1.1, whole genome shotgun sequence containing:
- the LOC133851494 gene encoding sucrose synthase 2, yielding MTTPKLARIPSMRDRVEDTLSAHRNELVSLLSSYVAQGKGILQPHTLIDELDKALGDDQARLKLKDGPFGEVLKSAQEAIVLPPFVVIAVRPRPGVWEYVRVNVHELSVEQLTVSEYLSFKEALVDGQSNDRFVLELDFEPFNANFPRPHRSSSIGNGVQFLNRHLSSTMFRNKESLEPLLDFLRAHKYKGHGLMLNDRIQSISRLQSVLVKAEDYLSKVPSVTPYSEFEYEFQGMGFERGWGDTAERVLEMIHLLSDILQAPDPSVLETFLGRIPMVFNVVILSPHGYFGQANVLGLPDTGGQVVYILDQVRALENEMLLRIRKQGLDVTPRILIVTRLIPDSKGTTCNQRLERVAGTEYAHILRVPFRSEKGILRKWISRFDVWPFLETFAEDAASEIVAELQGVPDFIIGNYSDGNLVASLLAYKMGVTQCTIAHALEKTKYPDSDIYWKNFDEKYHFSCQFTADLIAMNEADFIITSTYQEIAGTKNTVGQYESHSAFTLPGLYRVVHGIDVFDPKFNIVSPGADMSIYFPYFDKEKRLTALHGSIEKLLYGPEQNDEHIGTLSDRSKPLIFTMARLDHVKNISGLVELYGKSSKLRELVNIVVVGGYFDVKKSSDREEIAEIEKMHALIKKYNLDGQYRWISAQMNRARNGELYRYIADTNGAFVQPALYEAFGLTVVEAMTCGLPTFATCHGGPAEIIEHGISGFHIDPYHPDQAAALLVDFFQRSKEDPSQWKKISDAGLQRIYERYTWKIYSERLMTLAGVYGFWKYVSKLERRETRRYLEMFYILKFRGLAKSVPLAIDDKH